CGCCCGGCCCCGCTCGGCGGCCGAGCCCGTGCGGGCGCCCGACGTCGGCGGCGGCGACGGCCATGCGGCGGTCGGCGACGGCGCGTGGGCCGGTGGCGGCGGCGACCGAGGGGCGACGGCATGAGGCTCGCTCCGGCGGCGTCGCGGGCGATCGGCGCCCGGGCGGTGCGGGGGCAACCCGAAGGGCCGCCACATGAGCCTCGCCAGGGCGATGCGAGCGCGGCGGGTCGGCGGCCGATGGGCGACGGCATGAGCCTCGCCGGGGCGATGCGAGCGCGGCGGGTCGGCGGCGGAGGGGCGACGGCATGAGCGTCGCCGGGGCGATGCGAGCGCGGCGGGTCGGCGGGCGCGCCCGGGCGGGTGGCGGCGGCGGTCGGGTGGTGGCGGCGTGAGCTTCGCGGCGGCGACGGCGGTGCGGTCGGTCGGCGACGGAACCTGGGCGGCGGACATCGCGGCCGGGTGGGACGTGGCCGGCAACGCCAACGGCGGCTACCTGATGGCGATGGCGGGGCGGGCGATGGCCGAGGCCACCGGGCGGCCCGACCCGGTGTCGGTCACCGCCCACTACCTGGCGCCCGGGCGGCCGGGGCCGGTCACCGTCGGCGTCTCGGTGCTCCGGGCCGGCCGGCGGTTCGCGACCGCGGCCGCGACCGTGGCCGATGGGGAGCGGCCGCTGATCACCGCCGTCGGCACGTTCACCGACCTCGAGGCGGCCGAGCGCGGCGGCGAGGCCGACCTGCGGCGCGTCGAGGCGGCCCCGCCGGAGCTGCCGCCGGTCGAGGAGTGCCCGCTGGTCCGCCCCGCCGAGCCGTTCCCGCCGCCGTTCACCGGCCGGGTCGAGCTGCGCCTCCACCCCGACGACGCCCGGTTCGTCGAGGGCCGGCCGAGCGGCCGGCTCGCCATGCGCGGGTGGTTCCGCCTCCCGGGTGGCGAGCCGGTCGGCACGCTCGGCCTCCTCCAGGCCGCGGACGCCTTCCCGCCCACGGCCTTCAACGCCGCGCTGCCCGTCGCCTGGACGCCGACCCTGGAGCTCACCGTCCACGTCAGGGCCCGCCCGGCCGAGGGCTGGCTGCGCTGCGCGTTCACCACCCGCTTCGTCGAGGGCGGGTTCCTCGAGGAGGACGGCGAGATCTGGGACGCCACCGGTGCGCTGGTGGCCCAGTGCCGCCAGCTGGCCCTGGTGCCCCGGCCGGCGGCCGGCGGCGCCGCCGCCGGGTGACGTCAGGCGGCCGTCGTGGCCGCGCCCGCGTCGGGCACGACGGTGGCGACCGGCGGCGCCGGCGCCGTGGTCGGGCCGGCCGCCGTCGGCGTCGTCCGCACCGACGGGCGGGCGATCCAGGCGTAGCCCAGGCCGACCAGCAGCCCGCCGCCGACGACGTTGCCCGGCACCGTCCACACCAGGTTCCTGAACAGGTCGGCCCACGAGGCGTCGCCGGCGAGGGCGGCGAGGCTGAAGATCGTCATGTTGGCGATCGAGTGCTCGAACCCCGAGGCGATGAACGCCAGCAGCGCCCACCAGATGACGACCAGCTTCGCGGCGTCGCTCGTCGCCCTCGCCGCCATCCAGAGCGCGAGGCAGACGAGCATGTTGCAGAGGACGGCCCGGAAGAACAGCTGCCCGCCGGTGGCCGCCGACTTGTTGCCGACGACGGTGGCGAGGTACGTGCCGGCCGCGCCCTTCCCGGCGTGCAGCGTCCCGCCGGCGTGGACGAGGGCGGCGAACCCGACCGACCCGACCAGGTTGCCGACCAGTGACAGGCCCCACACCCGGCCGACGGCGCCGAGGCTGGTGCGGCCGGCCGCCGTGGACTGGAGCAGGACCATGGCGTTGCCGGTGAACAGCTCCGACCCGGCGAACACGACCAGGGTCAGGGCGATGCCGAAGACGCAGCCGGCGACGAGCGTGGTCATCGGCGAGCCGGCGGCGGCGAGCGGGCCGGCCGTGCTGGCGACGAGCACCACGCCGATGCCGACGTACGCGCCGGCCAGCGCGGACGAGGCGAGGTAGCGCGCCGGAGAGGCGGTGGCGCCGGCCTTCGCCGCGCCGACCCGCTCCTGGTCCTCCAGCGCC
Above is a window of Acidimicrobiales bacterium DNA encoding:
- a CDS encoding thioesterase family protein → MSFAAATAVRSVGDGTWAADIAAGWDVAGNANGGYLMAMAGRAMAEATGRPDPVSVTAHYLAPGRPGPVTVGVSVLRAGRRFATAAATVADGERPLITAVGTFTDLEAAERGGEADLRRVEAAPPELPPVEECPLVRPAEPFPPPFTGRVELRLHPDDARFVEGRPSGRLAMRGWFRLPGGEPVGTLGLLQAADAFPPTAFNAALPVAWTPTLELTVHVRARPAEGWLRCAFTTRFVEGGFLEEDGEIWDATGALVAQCRQLALVPRPAAGGAAAG
- a CDS encoding formate/nitrite transporter family protein, encoding MPITVPEALEDQERVGAAKAGATASPARYLASSALAGAYVGIGVVLVASTAGPLAAAGSPMTTLVAGCVFGIALTLVVFAGSELFTGNAMVLLQSTAAGRTSLGAVGRVWGLSLVGNLVGSVGFAALVHAGGTLHAGKGAAGTYLATVVGNKSAATGGQLFFRAVLCNMLVCLALWMAARATSDAAKLVVIWWALLAFIASGFEHSIANMTIFSLAALAGDASWADLFRNLVWTVPGNVVGGGLLVGLGYAWIARPSVRTTPTAAGPTTAPAPPVATVVPDAGAATTAA